GTCCCCGTTCGGAGGACGGTCCGCAGCTCGCGGCCACGGTCGTCGGCGCGCTCGGTTGCGCGTTCGAGAGTCCGCTCGCCGCGCTCGGTCGCCCGTTCGAGGGGTGATTCGGCCGATCCGACGGTCGCGGCGTGATCGTGGCTGGGGTCGGCGACGAACAGGGCGATCGGCACAGCGTCGGGAAACGACGCGAAGCAGTACTCGAGGCCGGCGAATCCCCGGTCCGATCCGTCGACGGGGACGAGAACAGTTGTTGGCATACGATGTGGAAAGCGAGCGTCGCCCGCTCGGGTCGGCGTCCCACGCCGACGATCATAAAACGATCCGGGTGTGTCATCGGCGCGGCGATCCGACGGGCTCGAGGTCGAACCGAACCCGTCGCCGTTCGAGACGGTCGATCTGCGCCGAGGACGGACGGACGGACCGATCCCCCGCCGTCCGTTCGCGTGAGCGACAACGGCGGAACTATGTGGATCCGGACCCGTGTCCGGGTATGGAGCTCGGGCTCACCGTCGGTGACTCACTCGAGCGTGCCGAGCGAACGATCGAGGGGTTCGACCTGATCGAGCTGTCGATCGGCGAGGGAGCGGATCCGAACGAGTTCGACGTCGACCGCCTCGAGCGAGTCCTCGACGAGGCGGACGCCGATCTCTGCGTGCACCTTCCGTTCAAGCAGGTCGTCGTGACCCCGGTCGAAGGGATCAACGACGCGATCCTCGAGTATCAGCGGGAGCTGCTCGAGTGGGCGGGGTCCGTCGGCGCCCGAAAGGCGGTGCTCCACGGAACGGCGCGAAACCCCCACGACACCGACCTCCGACCCGTGTTCGCCGACCAGCTAGCGGCGATCGCCGACGCCGGAGCCGACGCGGGCGTCGAACTCGTCGTCGAGAACGTCGGTCACCAGAAGCGCGGCCTGCCGCTGTCGGTGCTTGGCGACCTGGCCCGGGAGACCGAAACGTCGGTCTGTTTCGACGTCGGTCACGCCTACATGGAGGACGGTGACGACGGCGTCGAGCGCTTCCTCTCGGGGTACGGCGACCTCGTCAGCCACCTCCACGTCCACGACGCCCGGAGCCGCGGCGACACCCACCTGCCGCTTGGGGCCGGCGAGATCGACTACGGGATCGTCGCCGACCGCCTCGAGGAGTTCGACGGCACCGTCGCGATCGAGGTCTTTACCGACGATACCGCCCTGCTGTCCGACACCGCAGAACGGACTCGCAGCTGGCTCGCGGACGGCTGAGCCGAGACTCGCCGGAAACTCGAACGATAGTTTGAACAGTTCAAGGAGCGAACAGTCGCGACGATGACCGCCCGAAGCGACTCGAGCGCCCTCCTCTTGCTCGCCGGAAGCCTGCTCGCGGTCGCGCTCGTTTACGGCGTGTTGGTACCGAGCGACGTCCTCGGCGGCGACGGCTCGCAGGCGGTGCTGTACGTCGTCGTCGGCTGGGTGCCGTTCACGCTCGTCTTCTACGCGCTGGGACGCGGGTTCTCCTCACCTGAGGCGCTGCCGAGCATGCGCAGCGCCGACGCCGGGCTCGCGCTCGTACTCGTCTTGCTCCTGCTCAGCCTCGGCCTCGAGGCCTGGGGGATCTCCCCCGAACAGCTGCCGGAGGCGTACGTCCTGCAGGCGATCGGGATCTTCGTCGGCCTCGCGCTGTTCGGCTGGGGGATCGGCCGTCGCTCGCGGGCGATCGGTCAGCGGGCCGACTCCTGATCCTCGCCGACGACGAGGACGTCGACGTCGCCCTCTCTGATGACGCCGTCGGTGACGCTGCCCAGCATCATCCGGCTGACCCCGCCCCGTCCCCGGGTTCCCATGACGACGGCGTCCGCGTCGACCTCGTCGACGCAGGTCAGCAGCTCCCGGACCGGGACGCCCTCGCGGATTTCGGCGTCGACGGTGAGACCGCGCTCGCGGGCCCGTTCGGCGATCTGTGCGACGAACTCCTCGGCCCGCTCGGCGAACGCCCCGGCGGCGCTGGCGTCGTCACCGGGGAGCCGAACGGAACCCAGCGGTCCCTGCTCGACGACACAGACGACGTGGAC
This genomic window from Natronococcus occultus SP4 contains:
- a CDS encoding sugar phosphate isomerase/epimerase family protein, whose translation is MELGLTVGDSLERAERTIEGFDLIELSIGEGADPNEFDVDRLERVLDEADADLCVHLPFKQVVVTPVEGINDAILEYQRELLEWAGSVGARKAVLHGTARNPHDTDLRPVFADQLAAIADAGADAGVELVVENVGHQKRGLPLSVLGDLARETETSVCFDVGHAYMEDGDDGVERFLSGYGDLVSHLHVHDARSRGDTHLPLGAGEIDYGIVADRLEEFDGTVAIEVFTDDTALLSDTAERTRSWLADG
- a CDS encoding universal stress protein, which gives rise to MYDRILVPTDGSEYAEDAAERAFDLAETTDAAVHVVCVVEQGPLGSVRLPGDDASAAGAFAERAEEFVAQIAERARERGLTVDAEIREGVPVRELLTCVDEVDADAVVMGTRGRGGVSRMMLGSVTDGVIREGDVDVLVVGEDQESAR